One genomic region from Salvia hispanica cultivar TCC Black 2014 chromosome 2, UniMelb_Shisp_WGS_1.0, whole genome shotgun sequence encodes:
- the LOC125207876 gene encoding uncharacterized protein LOC125207876 yields the protein MGICSSCESTSVATAKLILADGRLQEFLYPVKVSYVLQKNPAFFICNSDEMDFDDVVSAVSDDDELQPGQLYFALPLSQLRHRLQAEEMAALAVKASSALTKSGCGDKCGCRRNILVFPGENDLRKSAKAAAGNGVNCRSGGRRSGGGRRGKVTARLSAIPE from the coding sequence atgGGAATTTGCAGTTCGTGCGAATCAACCTCCGTTGCTACGGCGAAGCTGATACTCGCCGACGGAAGATTGCAGGAATTTCTGTATCCTGTCAAGGTCTCCTACGTATTGCAGAAGAATCCGGCGTTTTTCATCTGCAATTCCGACGAGATGGATTTCGACGACGTCGTATCGGCGGTCAGCGACGACGACGAGCTGCAGCCCGGCCAGCTCTACTTCGCGCTGCCGCTCAGCCAGCTCAGGCACCGCCTTCAGGCGGAGGAGATGGCGGCATTGGCCGTCAAGGCCAGCTCGGCTCTGACGAAGAGCGGCTGCGGCGACAAATGCGGCTGCCGGAGGAATATTCTCGTGTTTCCCGGCGAGAACGATCTGAGAAAATCGGCCAAGGCGGCTGCCGGAAACGGCGTGAATTGTAGATCTGGGGGCAGGAGATCCGGCGGCGGGCGGAGAGGGAAGGTCACGGCGCGGCTGAGTGCGATACCCGAGTAG
- the LOC125208583 gene encoding ABC transporter E family member 2-like isoform X2 produces the protein MWNEERTHMSSDEDISHRHGPKGPRSFRLHRLPVPRAGQVLGLVGANGTGKSTALKLLTGKLKPNLGRYYDPPDWQEILAYFKGSELQNYFIRILVDNLKAIMKHQWLNCIPKVDQCNVGKYLSEADERDMKQEIVGELDLIQVMDRNVEHLSYGEHQRFAIALFAVRNADIYIFDEPSNYLDVKQRLKAAQVIRSLLQPNNYVIVADHDLSVLDYLSDSICCLYGKPGKYGVVTLPFSVREGIDIFLAGFVPTQNFRFRDESLTFKVLKSCTPKENAEQTETTCARHKYPTMTKTQGNFRLKVVEGEFTDSQIIVILGENGTGKSTFLQMLAGVLKPDVEIPIPEFKVSYKPQRFSTSSECSVRSMLRSNIRDAYTDPQFVSDVMKPLLITKLMDTKVLYLHEEELERLALTLCLGKPADVYLIDEPSAFLDPEQRIVASNVIKKFIRQAKKSAFVVEHDFTMATYLADRVIVYEGKPSIDCVANSPQSLLTGMNLFLSRLDITCTRDPANFRPRINKLESTGDQEQKATGSHYYIAD, from the exons ATGTGGAATGAGGAACGGACACATATGAGCTCCGATGAGGATATAAGCCATCGTCATGGCCCTAAAGGCCCTAGATCCTTCAGATTGCACAG ATTACCTGTACCGAGAGCTGGGCAAGTTCTGGGCCTCGTGGGAGCTAATGGCACTGGAAAATCTACTGCACTCAAACTTTTGACTGGAAAGTTGAAACCTAACTTGGGACGCTATTAT GATCCTCCTGATTGGCAAGAAATTTTGGCTTATTTTAAAGGATCTGAGCTGCAAAATTACTTCATCCGTATTCTTGTAGATAATTTGAAG GCAATCATGAAGCACCAGTGGCTGAATTGCATCCCTAAGGTTGATCAATGCAACGTTGGGAAATATCTTAGTGAGGCAGATGAGAGAGATATGAAACAAGAAATTGTTGGTGAGCTTGATTTGATTCAGGTTATGGACCGTAATGTGGAACATTTATCTTATGGAGAGCATCAGAGGTTTGCAATAGCTCTTTTTGCTGTACGGAATGCAgatatctatatatttgatGAGCCATCAAATTATCTTGATGTTAAACAAAGATTAAAAGCTGCCCAAGTTATCAGATCCTTGCTTCAACCTAATAA CTATGTGATTGTGGCAGATCATGATCTTAGTGTGCTTGATTATTTGTCGGACTCCATATGCTGCCTTTATGGGAAACCTGGTAAATATGGGGTTGTTACTCTTCCATTCTCTGTCAGagaaggaattgatattttccTGGCTGGATTCGTGCCAACCCAAAATTTTAGGTTTAGAGATGAATCTCTTACATTTAAGGTACTTAAATCTTGTACTCCTA AAGAAAATGCTGAACAAACTGAAACAACATGTGCAAGACACAAGTATCCAACCATGACTAAGACTCAGGGAAACTTCAGGCTCAAGGTTGTGGAGGGTGAATTCACTGATTCACAAATTATTGTGATACTTGGAGAAAATGGGACAGGAAAGTCAACCTTCCTACAGATGCTG GCTGGCGTTTTGAAGCCTGATGTGGAAATTCCTATTCCTGAGTTCAAAGTCTCTTACAAGCCACAGAGATTCAGTACTAGTTCTGAGTGTAGCGTGAGAAGCATGTTGCGTTCAAACATTCGTGATGCATACACGGATCCTCAGTTTGTATCGGATGTGATGAAGCCTCTGCTAATTACAAAATTGATGGATACAAAGGTTTTGTATCTTCATGAGGAAGAATTAGAGAGACTTGCCCTCACTCTTTGTCTTGGAAAA CCAGCTGATGTATATTTGATAGATGAGCCAAGTGCGTTTCTTGACCCAGAGCAGCGTATCGTTGCTTCGAATGTCATTAAGAAATTCATACGACAAGCGAAGAAGAGTGCGTTTGTTGTGGAGCATGATTTCACCATGGCAACATACCTTGCTGACAGGGTGATTGTGTACGAGGGAAAGCCATCCATTGATTGTGTAGCCAATTCACCTCAATCACTATTAACTGGAATGAACCTCTTCTTATCT CGCTTGGATATCACATGCACAAGGGACCCCGCAAACTTCCGGCCAAGAATCAACAAACTGGAGTCGACCGGGGACCAAGAGCAGAAGGCCACTGGGTCTCACTATTATATTGCTGACTAA
- the LOC125208583 gene encoding ABC transporter E family member 2-like isoform X1 produces the protein MWNEERTHMSSDEDISHRHGPKGPRSFRLHRLPVPRAGQVLGLVGANGTGKSTALKLLTGKLKPNLGRYYDPPDWQEILAYFKGSELQNYFIRILVDNLKAIMKHQWLNCIPKVDQCNVGKYLSEADERDMKQEIVGELDLIQVMDRNVEHLSYGEHQRFAIALFAVRNADIYIFDEPSNYLDVKQRLKAAQVIRSLLQPNNYVIVADHDLSVLDYLSDSICCLYGKPGKYGVVTLPFSVREGIDIFLAGFVPTQNFRFRDESLTFKMVQENAEQTETTCARHKYPTMTKTQGNFRLKVVEGEFTDSQIIVILGENGTGKSTFLQMLAGVLKPDVEIPIPEFKVSYKPQRFSTSSECSVRSMLRSNIRDAYTDPQFVSDVMKPLLITKLMDTKVLYLHEEELERLALTLCLGKPADVYLIDEPSAFLDPEQRIVASNVIKKFIRQAKKSAFVVEHDFTMATYLADRVIVYEGKPSIDCVANSPQSLLTGMNLFLSRLDITCTRDPANFRPRINKLESTGDQEQKATGSHYYIAD, from the exons ATGTGGAATGAGGAACGGACACATATGAGCTCCGATGAGGATATAAGCCATCGTCATGGCCCTAAAGGCCCTAGATCCTTCAGATTGCACAG ATTACCTGTACCGAGAGCTGGGCAAGTTCTGGGCCTCGTGGGAGCTAATGGCACTGGAAAATCTACTGCACTCAAACTTTTGACTGGAAAGTTGAAACCTAACTTGGGACGCTATTAT GATCCTCCTGATTGGCAAGAAATTTTGGCTTATTTTAAAGGATCTGAGCTGCAAAATTACTTCATCCGTATTCTTGTAGATAATTTGAAG GCAATCATGAAGCACCAGTGGCTGAATTGCATCCCTAAGGTTGATCAATGCAACGTTGGGAAATATCTTAGTGAGGCAGATGAGAGAGATATGAAACAAGAAATTGTTGGTGAGCTTGATTTGATTCAGGTTATGGACCGTAATGTGGAACATTTATCTTATGGAGAGCATCAGAGGTTTGCAATAGCTCTTTTTGCTGTACGGAATGCAgatatctatatatttgatGAGCCATCAAATTATCTTGATGTTAAACAAAGATTAAAAGCTGCCCAAGTTATCAGATCCTTGCTTCAACCTAATAA CTATGTGATTGTGGCAGATCATGATCTTAGTGTGCTTGATTATTTGTCGGACTCCATATGCTGCCTTTATGGGAAACCTGGTAAATATGGGGTTGTTACTCTTCCATTCTCTGTCAGagaaggaattgatattttccTGGCTGGATTCGTGCCAACCCAAAATTTTAGGTTTAGAGATGAATCTCTTACATTTAAG ATGGTACAAGAAAATGCTGAACAAACTGAAACAACATGTGCAAGACACAAGTATCCAACCATGACTAAGACTCAGGGAAACTTCAGGCTCAAGGTTGTGGAGGGTGAATTCACTGATTCACAAATTATTGTGATACTTGGAGAAAATGGGACAGGAAAGTCAACCTTCCTACAGATGCTG GCTGGCGTTTTGAAGCCTGATGTGGAAATTCCTATTCCTGAGTTCAAAGTCTCTTACAAGCCACAGAGATTCAGTACTAGTTCTGAGTGTAGCGTGAGAAGCATGTTGCGTTCAAACATTCGTGATGCATACACGGATCCTCAGTTTGTATCGGATGTGATGAAGCCTCTGCTAATTACAAAATTGATGGATACAAAGGTTTTGTATCTTCATGAGGAAGAATTAGAGAGACTTGCCCTCACTCTTTGTCTTGGAAAA CCAGCTGATGTATATTTGATAGATGAGCCAAGTGCGTTTCTTGACCCAGAGCAGCGTATCGTTGCTTCGAATGTCATTAAGAAATTCATACGACAAGCGAAGAAGAGTGCGTTTGTTGTGGAGCATGATTTCACCATGGCAACATACCTTGCTGACAGGGTGATTGTGTACGAGGGAAAGCCATCCATTGATTGTGTAGCCAATTCACCTCAATCACTATTAACTGGAATGAACCTCTTCTTATCT CGCTTGGATATCACATGCACAAGGGACCCCGCAAACTTCCGGCCAAGAATCAACAAACTGGAGTCGACCGGGGACCAAGAGCAGAAGGCCACTGGGTCTCACTATTATATTGCTGACTAA
- the LOC125207952 gene encoding STS14 protein, with protein sequence MCYKYTSPLAESRKLKKKMKMLKACIALTALLLLTWQGSAQTPASEYLAAHNQARGEVGVGPLQWSEALAKSASLTARLQRDKHNCSFADLSKSRYGANQLWAGGLPVTPKAAVEAWVAEKKFYNYADNSCPPEHRCGVYTQVVWRKSTDLGCAQAACPKDHSTLTICFYNPPGNIVGEKPY encoded by the coding sequence ATGTGTTATAAATACACATCCCCACTCGCTGAGAGTCggaagttgaaaaaaaaaatgaagatgcTAAAAGCGTGCATTGCATTAACTGCACTCCtcctgctgacgtggcagggctCCGCCCAGACCCCCGCGTCGGAGTATTTAGCGGCGCACAACCAAGCGAGAGGCGAGGTGGGCGTGGGGCCCCTCCAATGGAGCGAGGCGCTGGCCAAATCGGCGAGCCTGACGGCGCGGCTGCAGCGCGACAAGCACAACTGCAGCTTCGCCGACCTCAGCAAGAGCCGCTACGGCGCCAACCAGCTCTGGGCGGGCGGCTTACCCGTCACGCCCAAAGCCGCCGTGGAGGCCTGGGTGGCGGAGAAGAAGTTCTATAACTACGCCGACAACTCCTGCCCGCCGGAACACCGCTGCGGGGTCTACACGCAGGTGGTGTGGAGGAAGTCCACGGACCTCGGCTGCGCGCAGGCGGCGTGCCCCAAGGACCACTCCACTTTGACCATCTGCTTCTACAATCCGCCAGGAAACATCGTCGGCGAGAAGCCGTACTAg
- the LOC125204028 gene encoding uncharacterized protein LOC125204028 — MAFEGFSSSKWPGLVRHQRSNSLPDSKRFEEGRLVESAEAAAEGKLDMDPLNGCTNDNKALSSNTEIQHSLRREILTLEKRLHDQVSVRCALERALGYRASSHDITNEATIPKPATELIREISVLELEVGHLEQYLLSLYRKAFDPQVSTVSPLKKDDELKSPLTTPRRRRLDFSKSDITPAIDNPTSSNLRMEANCLSEEKLVDSGVQRSHSSLSQRAALANRTSPPSDVLGKAVRACHSQPLSMMEYAQNSSSNVISLAEHLGTRISDHIPETPNRLSEDMVKCMSSIYCKLADPPAANHGLSSPASSLSSTSAFSPKDQCDLWSPGFRNDSSFDVRLDNPFHVEGLKDFSGPYSSMVEVNCIYRDSKKLGDIEFLLQNFRSLISRLEEIDPKKMTHEEKLAFWINVHNALVMHAFLAYGVPQNNVKRMFLLLKAAYNIGGQIVSADVIQSSILGCKLSRPGQWLRLLLSSKTKFKAGDERQAYGIERSEPLLYFALSSGSHSDPAVRIFTPKRVFQELEAAKEDYIRATFGIRKDHKILLPKLVESFAKDSGLRQGDVLEMIQHCLPDSLRRSIKKCQQQAKTRKNIIEWVAHSFTFRYLIMKDLTK; from the exons ATGGCTTTTGAAGGGTTTAGCAGTAGTAAATGGCCTGGGCTGGTTAGACATCAACGTTCCAATAG CCTCCCAGATAGCAAAAGATTCGAGGAAGGTAGGCTGGTTGAATCTGCTGAGGCAGCCGCTGAAGGAAAGCTG GATATGGATCCCTTAAATGGTTGTACCAACGACAACAAGGCATTATCATCGAATACTGAGATCCAACATTCTTTGAGGCGAGAG ATATTGACGCTTGAAAAGAGATTACATGACCAAGTATCTGTTCGCTGTGCTCTTGAGAGGGCGCTTGGTTATCGAGCTTCTTCACATGATATTACTAATGAAGCCACAATTCCTAAG CCTGCAACAGAACTCATTAGAGAAATTTCAGTCTTGGAGCTCGAAGTAGGGCATCTCGAACAATACCTTCTTTCACTCTATAGGAAAGCATTTGATCCTCAAGTTTCGACTGTCTCTCCATTAAAGAAAGACGACGAACTCAAATCGCCCTTAACAACGCCAAGGAGAAGGCGCTTAGATTTTTCAAAGTCAGATATTACACCAGCTATTGACAATCCGACATCCTCAAATCTGAGGATGGAAGCAAACTGTCTATCTGAAGAGAAACTAGTAGACTCAGGTGTTCAACGCTCTCATTCTTCTCTATCTCAGCGCGCAGCTCTTGCAAACAGAACGTCTCCTCCATCAGATGTGTTGGGGAAAGCTGTTCGTGCATGTCATTCTCAACCATTATCCATGATGGAG TATGCGCAGAACTCTTCTTCGAATGTAATCAGCTTGGCCGAGCATCTTGGAACCCGTATTTCTGATCATATTCCAGAAACTCCGAACAGACTTTCTGAAGATATGGTCAAGTGCATGTCCAGCATCTATTGCAAGCTTGCTGATCCTCCAGCAGCAAATCACGGCCTCTCATCTCCAGCTTCGTCTTTGTCATCCACAAGTGCATTTTCTCCTAAAGATCAATGTGACTTGTGGAGTCCGGGGTTCAGAAACGATTCTTCCTTTGATGTTCGGCTGGATAACCCTTTCCACGTTGAGGGGCTTAAAGATTTTAGCGGACCTTACAGCTCGATGGTTGAAGTGAACTGTATATACAGAGATAGTAAGAAATTGGGCGATATCGAGTTTTTGTTACAAAACTTTAG GTCGCTTATTTCTCGATTGGAAGAGATAGACCCCAAGAAGATGACTCACGAGGAGAAGTTGGCGTTCTGGATTAATGTGCACAACGCTCTGGTGATGCAT GCATTTTTGGCATATGGTGTACCGCAGAATAACGTGAAGCGAATGTTTCTACTCTTGAAG GCTGCCTACAACATCGGAGGTCAAATAGTAAGTGCTGATGTCATACAAAGTTCGATCCTGGGATGCAAACTGTCTCGTCCTGGACAG TGGCTGAGGTTGCTGCTTTCTtcgaaaacaaaatttaaagctGGCGATGAACGACAAGCATATGGTATAGAACGTAGCGAGCCCCTTCTGTACTTTGCACTCTCATCCGGCAGCCATTCTGATCCTGCG GTTCGCATTTTCACGCCCAAAAGGGTGTTTCAAGAGCTGGAAGCAGCGAAAGAGGACTATATCCGGGCAACATTTGGCATTCGCAAGGATCACAAGATCCTTCTCCCGAAGCTCGTGGAGTCCTTTGCCAAGGACTCAGGTCTACGCCAAGGAGATGTGCTGGAGATGATCCAACACTGTTTGCCAGACTCTCTGAGACGGAGCATCAAGAAATGCCAGCAGCAGGCGAAAACACGGAAAAACATCATCGAATGGGTCGCGCATAGCTTCACTTTCCGGTATCTCATTATGAAAGATCTCACCAAGTAA